A single genomic interval of Tursiops truncatus isolate mTurTru1 chromosome 1, mTurTru1.mat.Y, whole genome shotgun sequence harbors:
- the MED8 gene encoding mediator of RNA polymerase II transcription subunit 8 isoform X2 has product MQREEKQLEASLDALLSQVADLKNSLGSFIYKLENEYDRLTWPSVLDSFALLSGQLNTLNKVLKHEKTPLFRNQVIIPLVLSPDRDEDLMRQTEGRVPVFSHEVVPDHLRTKPDPEVEEQEKQLTTDAARIGADAAQKQIQSLNKMCSNLLEKISKEEREAESGGLRPNKQTFNPADTNALVAAVAFGKGLSNWRPSGSSGPGQPGQPGAGTILAGASGLQQVQMAGAPSQQQPMLSGVQIAQAGQPDIFRERAGRRAIPLSLAVQGQMPQRF; this is encoded by the exons ATGCAG agggaggagaagcagCTTGAGGCATCATTAGATGCACTGCTGAGTCAAGTGGCTGATCTGAAGAATTCGCTGGGGAGTTTCATTTACAAGTTGGAGAATGAATATGACCGGCTGACCTG GCCATCTGTCCTGGACAGCTTTGCCTTGCTCTCTGGACAGTTGAACACTCTGAACAAGGTCTTGAAGCATGAAAAGACACCACTGTTCCGTAACCAGGTCATCATCCCTCTGGTGTTGTCCCCAGACCGAGATGAAGATCTCATG AGGCAGACTGAAGGACGGGTACCTGTTTTTAGCCATGAGGTGGTCCCTGACCATCTGAGAACCAAGCCTGACCCTGAGGTAGAAGAGCAAGAGAAGCAGCTGACAACGGATGCTGCCCGCATTGGTGCTGATGCAGCTCAG AAGCAGATCCAGAGCTTGAATAAAATGTGCTCAAACCTTCTGGAGAAAATCAGCAAAGAGGAACGAGAAGCGGAGAGTGGAG GTCTCCGGCCGAACAAGCAGACCTTTAACCCAGCAGACACCAATGCGTTAGTGGCAGCTGTTGCCTTTGGGAAGGGGCTGTCTAATTGGAGGCCTTCAGGCAGCAGTGGTCCTGGCCAGCCGGGCCAGCCAGGAGCTGGGACAATCCTCGCAGGAGCCTCAGGACTACAGCAGGTGCAGATGGCAGGAGCTCCGAGTCAGCAGCAGCCAATGCTCAGTGGGGTGCAGATTGCCCAAGCAGGTCAACCAG ACATCTTCAGGGAGAGGGCTGGACGAAGAGCCATACCTCTGAGCCTTGCCGTCCAGGGTCAGATGCCACAGAGATTCTGA
- the MED8 gene encoding mediator of RNA polymerase II transcription subunit 8 isoform X1 yields the protein MPTEQREEKQLEASLDALLSQVADLKNSLGSFIYKLENEYDRLTWPSVLDSFALLSGQLNTLNKVLKHEKTPLFRNQVIIPLVLSPDRDEDLMRQTEGRVPVFSHEVVPDHLRTKPDPEVEEQEKQLTTDAARIGADAAQKQIQSLNKMCSNLLEKISKEEREAESGGLRPNKQTFNPADTNALVAAVAFGKGLSNWRPSGSSGPGQPGQPGAGTILAGASGLQQVQMAGAPSQQQPMLSGVQIAQAGQPDIFRERAGRRAIPLSLAVQGQMPQRF from the exons ATGCCGACCGAACAG agggaggagaagcagCTTGAGGCATCATTAGATGCACTGCTGAGTCAAGTGGCTGATCTGAAGAATTCGCTGGGGAGTTTCATTTACAAGTTGGAGAATGAATATGACCGGCTGACCTG GCCATCTGTCCTGGACAGCTTTGCCTTGCTCTCTGGACAGTTGAACACTCTGAACAAGGTCTTGAAGCATGAAAAGACACCACTGTTCCGTAACCAGGTCATCATCCCTCTGGTGTTGTCCCCAGACCGAGATGAAGATCTCATG AGGCAGACTGAAGGACGGGTACCTGTTTTTAGCCATGAGGTGGTCCCTGACCATCTGAGAACCAAGCCTGACCCTGAGGTAGAAGAGCAAGAGAAGCAGCTGACAACGGATGCTGCCCGCATTGGTGCTGATGCAGCTCAG AAGCAGATCCAGAGCTTGAATAAAATGTGCTCAAACCTTCTGGAGAAAATCAGCAAAGAGGAACGAGAAGCGGAGAGTGGAG GTCTCCGGCCGAACAAGCAGACCTTTAACCCAGCAGACACCAATGCGTTAGTGGCAGCTGTTGCCTTTGGGAAGGGGCTGTCTAATTGGAGGCCTTCAGGCAGCAGTGGTCCTGGCCAGCCGGGCCAGCCAGGAGCTGGGACAATCCTCGCAGGAGCCTCAGGACTACAGCAGGTGCAGATGGCAGGAGCTCCGAGTCAGCAGCAGCCAATGCTCAGTGGGGTGCAGATTGCCCAAGCAGGTCAACCAG ACATCTTCAGGGAGAGGGCTGGACGAAGAGCCATACCTCTGAGCCTTGCCGTCCAGGGTCAGATGCCACAGAGATTCTGA
- the MED8 gene encoding mediator of RNA polymerase II transcription subunit 8 isoform X3 — MPTEQREEKQLEASLDALLSQVADLKNSLGSFIYKLENEYDRLTWPSVLDSFALLSGQLNTLNKVLKHEKTPLFRNQVIIPLVLSPDRDEDLMRQTEGRVPVFSHEVVPDHLRTKPDPEVEEQEKQLTTDAARIGADAAQKQIQSLNKMCSNLLEKISKEEREAESGGLRPNKQTFNPADTNALVAAVAFGKGLSNWRPSGSSGPGQPGQPGAGTILAGASGLQQVQMAGAPSQQQPMLSGVQIAQAGQPGKMPSGIKTNIKSASMHPYQR; from the exons ATGCCGACCGAACAG agggaggagaagcagCTTGAGGCATCATTAGATGCACTGCTGAGTCAAGTGGCTGATCTGAAGAATTCGCTGGGGAGTTTCATTTACAAGTTGGAGAATGAATATGACCGGCTGACCTG GCCATCTGTCCTGGACAGCTTTGCCTTGCTCTCTGGACAGTTGAACACTCTGAACAAGGTCTTGAAGCATGAAAAGACACCACTGTTCCGTAACCAGGTCATCATCCCTCTGGTGTTGTCCCCAGACCGAGATGAAGATCTCATG AGGCAGACTGAAGGACGGGTACCTGTTTTTAGCCATGAGGTGGTCCCTGACCATCTGAGAACCAAGCCTGACCCTGAGGTAGAAGAGCAAGAGAAGCAGCTGACAACGGATGCTGCCCGCATTGGTGCTGATGCAGCTCAG AAGCAGATCCAGAGCTTGAATAAAATGTGCTCAAACCTTCTGGAGAAAATCAGCAAAGAGGAACGAGAAGCGGAGAGTGGAG GTCTCCGGCCGAACAAGCAGACCTTTAACCCAGCAGACACCAATGCGTTAGTGGCAGCTGTTGCCTTTGGGAAGGGGCTGTCTAATTGGAGGCCTTCAGGCAGCAGTGGTCCTGGCCAGCCGGGCCAGCCAGGAGCTGGGACAATCCTCGCAGGAGCCTCAGGACTACAGCAGGTGCAGATGGCAGGAGCTCCGAGTCAGCAGCAGCCAATGCTCAGTGGGGTGCAGATTGCCCAAGCAGGTCAACCAG GGAAAATGCCAAGTGGAATAAAAACCAACATCAAGTCGGCTTCCATGCATCCCTACCAGCGGTGA